In a single window of the Anguilla rostrata isolate EN2019 chromosome 6, ASM1855537v3, whole genome shotgun sequence genome:
- the LOC135257046 gene encoding estrogen receptor beta-like isoform X1, protein MGEKQTQIMSRIPLTLSRVEDDIGSAAVSDWSSMMAGSSGHCPQLLRCQEADSSRACGRMLSPIYGSALPPQAAEPGAVCIPSPYVERSHDFAGLALYSPPVLGFGGTDSPSPRPAFLWPPHTRVSPLTLHCHQSHHPRTEPSHTPWAEPKPHCAPPKSSEPEGCRARDGEELGASSSAGGPSERVDVHFCAVCADYASGYHYGVWSCEGCKAFFKRSIQGHNEYICPATNQCTIDKNRRKSCQACRLRKCFEVGMMKCGMRRERGTYRTGQFQRPPRARCSRGTGTEACVRRTRELGPSVLTPEQLISHIMEVEPPAIYLMEEVQKPFTEASMMMALTRLADKELVYMINWAKKIPGFVELDLFDQVHLLECCWLEVLMVGLMWRSVDHPGKLIFSPDLILKVDEGNCVEGIMEIFDLLLAATSRFRELKLRQEEFVCLKAMILLNSMCLCLVCVYLNKCVAVFVSFSFVSVCAYVCLCLCVCVFADMYLVSPNSEEVLQSRNKLLCLLDAVTDALIWAIAKTGLSFQQQSARLAHLIMLLSHIRHISNKGMDHLHSMTMKKMVPLYDLLLEMLDAHIMHSSRISNPIPPGPGPGPAPRDSGPSPQPPPDHGPDHLNRGPSPQTPASARMTPSPTSPALVTQSIPMATSGSVSVESSTVESSVPETLEPECLADVPPQKVPTTSWGRDSGPP, encoded by the exons taggATCCCCTTAACACTGAGCCGTGTGGAGGATGACATAGGCTCGGCGGcggtttctgattggtccagcATGATGGCTGGCTCCTCAGGGCATTGCCCTCAGCTGCTGCGGTGCCAGGAGGCGGACTCCAGCCGAGCGTGCGGGCGCATGCTGTCGCCCATCTACGGTAGTGCCCTGCCTCCCCAGGCCGCCGAGCCCGGCGCCGTCTGCATCCCGTCGCCCTACGTGGAGCGCAGCCACGATTTCGCCGGCCTGGCCCTGTACAGCCCCCCCGTGCTGGGCTTCGGCGGCACCGACAGCCCCTCCCCGCGGCCGGCCTTCCTCTGGCCCCCTCACACCCGCGTGTCCCCGCTCACCCTGCACTGCCACCAGTCCCACCACCCGCGCACCGAGCCCTCCCACACCCCATGGGCGGAGCCTAAGCCCCACTGCGCCCCGCCCAAGAGCAG CGAGCCCGAGGGGTGCCGGGCGCGGGACGGAGAGGAGCTGGGCGCCAGCTCCTCTGCGGGGGGTCCCTCGGAGAGGGTGGACGTGCACTTCTGCGCGGTGTGCGCGGACTACGCCTCGGGGTACCACTACGGAGTCTGGTCCTGCGAGGGGTGCAAGGCCTTCTTCAAGAGGAGCATTCAGG GGCACAATGAATATATCTGCCCAGCGACCAACCAGTGCACtattgacaagaaccggcgcaAGAGCTGCCAGGCATGCCGTCTTCGGAAGTGCTTTGAAGTGGGCATGATGAAGTGCG GCATGCGGCGGGAGCGCGGGACCTATCGGACTGGGCAGTTCCAGCGCCCGCCCCGAGCGCGGTGCTCCCGGGGGACCGGGACGGAGGCCTGCGTCCGACGGACCAGGGAGCTCGGCCCGTCCGTGCTCACGCCCGAGCAGCTGATCTCTCACATCATGGAGGTGGAGCCGCCCGCCATCTACCtgatggaggaggtgcagaagcCCTTCACCGAGGCCAGCATGATGATGGCCCTCACCAGGCTGGCTGACAAGGAGCTTGTCTACATGATCAACTGGGCCAAGAAAatccctg GTTTTGTGGAACTCGACCTATTTGACCAGGTGCACCTGCTGGAATGCTGCTGGTTGGAGGTGCTGATGGTGGGTCTGATGTGGAGGTCTGTTGACCACCCTGGGAAACTCATCTTCTCCCCGGACCTCATCCTCAAGGT GGATGAGGGCAACTGTGTGGAGGGGATCATGGAGATCTTCGACCTGCTGCTGGCTGCCACCTCCAGATTCAGGGAGCTGAAACTACGGCAGGAGGAGTTTGTCTGTCTGAAAGCCATGATCCTCCTCAACTCCA tgtgtctCTGCCTCGTTTGTGTCtatttgaataaatgtgtggctgtttttgtgtctttctcctttgtatctgtgtgtgcctatgtgtgtctgtgcttgtgtgtgtgtgtgtttgcagacatGTACCTAGTCTCTCCTAACAGTGAGGAGGTGCTGCAGAGCCGGAACAAGCTGCTGTGCCTTCTGGACGCCGTGACCGATGCTCTGATCTGGGCCATCGCCAAGACTGGCCTCAGCTTTCAGCAGCAGTCTGCCCGGCTGGCCCATCTCATCATGCTGCTGTCACACATCCGCCAcattag TAACAAAGGCATGGACCACCTGCACTCCATGACGATGAAGAAGATGGTGCCTCTGTATGATCTCCTCCTGGAGATGCTGGACGCCCATATAATGCACAGCAGCCGCATATCCAACCCCATCccccctggccctggccctggccccgcccctcgtgacagcggcccctccccccagccacCTCCGGACCATGGCCCCGACCACTTGAAccgtggcccctccccccagacacCAGCATCCGCGCGGATGACCCCGAGCCCTACCTCCCCAGCC CTTGTAACCCAGAGCATACCCATGGCAACTTCTGGGAGCGTCAGCGTCGAGAGCAGCACTGTGGAGAGCAGTGTGCCAGAGACTCTAGAGCCTGAGTGTTTGGCTGACGTCCCACCACAGAAGGTCCCAACAACATCCTGGGGTCGAGACTCAGGCCCGCCCTGA
- the LOC135257046 gene encoding estrogen receptor beta-like isoform X3, with translation MGEKQTQIMSRIPLTLSRVEDDIGSAAVSDWSSMMAGSSGHCPQLLRCQEADSSRACGRMLSPIYGSALPPQAAEPGAVCIPSPYVERSHDFAGLALYSPPVLGFGGTDSPSPRPAFLWPPHTRVSPLTLHCHQSHHPRTEPSHTPWAEPKPHCAPPKSSEPEGCRARDGEELGASSSAGGPSERVDVHFCAVCADYASGYHYGVWSCEGCKAFFKRSIQGHNEYICPATNQCTIDKNRRKSCQACRLRKCFEVGMMKCGMRRERGTYRTGQFQRPPRARCSRGTGTEACVRRTRELGPSVLTPEQLISHIMEVEPPAIYLMEEVQKPFTEASMMMALTRLADKELVYMINWAKKIPGFVELDLFDQVHLLECCWLEVLMVGLMWRSVDHPGKLIFSPDLILKVDEGNCVEGIMEIFDLLLAATSRFRELKLRQEEFVCLKAMILLNSNMYLVSPNSEEVLQSRNKLLCLLDAVTDALIWAIAKTGLSFQQQSARLAHLIMLLSHIRHISNKGMDHLHSMTMKKMVPLYDLLLEMLDAHIMHSSRISNPIPPGPGPGPAPRDSGPSPQPPPDHGPDHLNRGPSPQTPASARMTPSPTSPALVTQSIPMATSGSVSVESSTVESSVPETLEPECLADVPPQKVPTTSWGRDSGPP, from the exons taggATCCCCTTAACACTGAGCCGTGTGGAGGATGACATAGGCTCGGCGGcggtttctgattggtccagcATGATGGCTGGCTCCTCAGGGCATTGCCCTCAGCTGCTGCGGTGCCAGGAGGCGGACTCCAGCCGAGCGTGCGGGCGCATGCTGTCGCCCATCTACGGTAGTGCCCTGCCTCCCCAGGCCGCCGAGCCCGGCGCCGTCTGCATCCCGTCGCCCTACGTGGAGCGCAGCCACGATTTCGCCGGCCTGGCCCTGTACAGCCCCCCCGTGCTGGGCTTCGGCGGCACCGACAGCCCCTCCCCGCGGCCGGCCTTCCTCTGGCCCCCTCACACCCGCGTGTCCCCGCTCACCCTGCACTGCCACCAGTCCCACCACCCGCGCACCGAGCCCTCCCACACCCCATGGGCGGAGCCTAAGCCCCACTGCGCCCCGCCCAAGAGCAG CGAGCCCGAGGGGTGCCGGGCGCGGGACGGAGAGGAGCTGGGCGCCAGCTCCTCTGCGGGGGGTCCCTCGGAGAGGGTGGACGTGCACTTCTGCGCGGTGTGCGCGGACTACGCCTCGGGGTACCACTACGGAGTCTGGTCCTGCGAGGGGTGCAAGGCCTTCTTCAAGAGGAGCATTCAGG GGCACAATGAATATATCTGCCCAGCGACCAACCAGTGCACtattgacaagaaccggcgcaAGAGCTGCCAGGCATGCCGTCTTCGGAAGTGCTTTGAAGTGGGCATGATGAAGTGCG GCATGCGGCGGGAGCGCGGGACCTATCGGACTGGGCAGTTCCAGCGCCCGCCCCGAGCGCGGTGCTCCCGGGGGACCGGGACGGAGGCCTGCGTCCGACGGACCAGGGAGCTCGGCCCGTCCGTGCTCACGCCCGAGCAGCTGATCTCTCACATCATGGAGGTGGAGCCGCCCGCCATCTACCtgatggaggaggtgcagaagcCCTTCACCGAGGCCAGCATGATGATGGCCCTCACCAGGCTGGCTGACAAGGAGCTTGTCTACATGATCAACTGGGCCAAGAAAatccctg GTTTTGTGGAACTCGACCTATTTGACCAGGTGCACCTGCTGGAATGCTGCTGGTTGGAGGTGCTGATGGTGGGTCTGATGTGGAGGTCTGTTGACCACCCTGGGAAACTCATCTTCTCCCCGGACCTCATCCTCAAGGT GGATGAGGGCAACTGTGTGGAGGGGATCATGGAGATCTTCGACCTGCTGCTGGCTGCCACCTCCAGATTCAGGGAGCTGAAACTACGGCAGGAGGAGTTTGTCTGTCTGAAAGCCATGATCCTCCTCAACTCCA acatGTACCTAGTCTCTCCTAACAGTGAGGAGGTGCTGCAGAGCCGGAACAAGCTGCTGTGCCTTCTGGACGCCGTGACCGATGCTCTGATCTGGGCCATCGCCAAGACTGGCCTCAGCTTTCAGCAGCAGTCTGCCCGGCTGGCCCATCTCATCATGCTGCTGTCACACATCCGCCAcattag TAACAAAGGCATGGACCACCTGCACTCCATGACGATGAAGAAGATGGTGCCTCTGTATGATCTCCTCCTGGAGATGCTGGACGCCCATATAATGCACAGCAGCCGCATATCCAACCCCATCccccctggccctggccctggccccgcccctcgtgacagcggcccctccccccagccacCTCCGGACCATGGCCCCGACCACTTGAAccgtggcccctccccccagacacCAGCATCCGCGCGGATGACCCCGAGCCCTACCTCCCCAGCC CTTGTAACCCAGAGCATACCCATGGCAACTTCTGGGAGCGTCAGCGTCGAGAGCAGCACTGTGGAGAGCAGTGTGCCAGAGACTCTAGAGCCTGAGTGTTTGGCTGACGTCCCACCACAGAAGGTCCCAACAACATCCTGGGGTCGAGACTCAGGCCCGCCCTGA
- the LOC135257046 gene encoding estrogen receptor beta-like isoform X2, with the protein MMAGSSGHCPQLLRCQEADSSRACGRMLSPIYGSALPPQAAEPGAVCIPSPYVERSHDFAGLALYSPPVLGFGGTDSPSPRPAFLWPPHTRVSPLTLHCHQSHHPRTEPSHTPWAEPKPHCAPPKSSEPEGCRARDGEELGASSSAGGPSERVDVHFCAVCADYASGYHYGVWSCEGCKAFFKRSIQGHNEYICPATNQCTIDKNRRKSCQACRLRKCFEVGMMKCGMRRERGTYRTGQFQRPPRARCSRGTGTEACVRRTRELGPSVLTPEQLISHIMEVEPPAIYLMEEVQKPFTEASMMMALTRLADKELVYMINWAKKIPGFVELDLFDQVHLLECCWLEVLMVGLMWRSVDHPGKLIFSPDLILKVDEGNCVEGIMEIFDLLLAATSRFRELKLRQEEFVCLKAMILLNSMCLCLVCVYLNKCVAVFVSFSFVSVCAYVCLCLCVCVFADMYLVSPNSEEVLQSRNKLLCLLDAVTDALIWAIAKTGLSFQQQSARLAHLIMLLSHIRHISNKGMDHLHSMTMKKMVPLYDLLLEMLDAHIMHSSRISNPIPPGPGPGPAPRDSGPSPQPPPDHGPDHLNRGPSPQTPASARMTPSPTSPALVTQSIPMATSGSVSVESSTVESSVPETLEPECLADVPPQKVPTTSWGRDSGPP; encoded by the exons ATGATGGCTGGCTCCTCAGGGCATTGCCCTCAGCTGCTGCGGTGCCAGGAGGCGGACTCCAGCCGAGCGTGCGGGCGCATGCTGTCGCCCATCTACGGTAGTGCCCTGCCTCCCCAGGCCGCCGAGCCCGGCGCCGTCTGCATCCCGTCGCCCTACGTGGAGCGCAGCCACGATTTCGCCGGCCTGGCCCTGTACAGCCCCCCCGTGCTGGGCTTCGGCGGCACCGACAGCCCCTCCCCGCGGCCGGCCTTCCTCTGGCCCCCTCACACCCGCGTGTCCCCGCTCACCCTGCACTGCCACCAGTCCCACCACCCGCGCACCGAGCCCTCCCACACCCCATGGGCGGAGCCTAAGCCCCACTGCGCCCCGCCCAAGAGCAG CGAGCCCGAGGGGTGCCGGGCGCGGGACGGAGAGGAGCTGGGCGCCAGCTCCTCTGCGGGGGGTCCCTCGGAGAGGGTGGACGTGCACTTCTGCGCGGTGTGCGCGGACTACGCCTCGGGGTACCACTACGGAGTCTGGTCCTGCGAGGGGTGCAAGGCCTTCTTCAAGAGGAGCATTCAGG GGCACAATGAATATATCTGCCCAGCGACCAACCAGTGCACtattgacaagaaccggcgcaAGAGCTGCCAGGCATGCCGTCTTCGGAAGTGCTTTGAAGTGGGCATGATGAAGTGCG GCATGCGGCGGGAGCGCGGGACCTATCGGACTGGGCAGTTCCAGCGCCCGCCCCGAGCGCGGTGCTCCCGGGGGACCGGGACGGAGGCCTGCGTCCGACGGACCAGGGAGCTCGGCCCGTCCGTGCTCACGCCCGAGCAGCTGATCTCTCACATCATGGAGGTGGAGCCGCCCGCCATCTACCtgatggaggaggtgcagaagcCCTTCACCGAGGCCAGCATGATGATGGCCCTCACCAGGCTGGCTGACAAGGAGCTTGTCTACATGATCAACTGGGCCAAGAAAatccctg GTTTTGTGGAACTCGACCTATTTGACCAGGTGCACCTGCTGGAATGCTGCTGGTTGGAGGTGCTGATGGTGGGTCTGATGTGGAGGTCTGTTGACCACCCTGGGAAACTCATCTTCTCCCCGGACCTCATCCTCAAGGT GGATGAGGGCAACTGTGTGGAGGGGATCATGGAGATCTTCGACCTGCTGCTGGCTGCCACCTCCAGATTCAGGGAGCTGAAACTACGGCAGGAGGAGTTTGTCTGTCTGAAAGCCATGATCCTCCTCAACTCCA tgtgtctCTGCCTCGTTTGTGTCtatttgaataaatgtgtggctgtttttgtgtctttctcctttgtatctgtgtgtgcctatgtgtgtctgtgcttgtgtgtgtgtgtgtttgcagacatGTACCTAGTCTCTCCTAACAGTGAGGAGGTGCTGCAGAGCCGGAACAAGCTGCTGTGCCTTCTGGACGCCGTGACCGATGCTCTGATCTGGGCCATCGCCAAGACTGGCCTCAGCTTTCAGCAGCAGTCTGCCCGGCTGGCCCATCTCATCATGCTGCTGTCACACATCCGCCAcattag TAACAAAGGCATGGACCACCTGCACTCCATGACGATGAAGAAGATGGTGCCTCTGTATGATCTCCTCCTGGAGATGCTGGACGCCCATATAATGCACAGCAGCCGCATATCCAACCCCATCccccctggccctggccctggccccgcccctcgtgacagcggcccctccccccagccacCTCCGGACCATGGCCCCGACCACTTGAAccgtggcccctccccccagacacCAGCATCCGCGCGGATGACCCCGAGCCCTACCTCCCCAGCC CTTGTAACCCAGAGCATACCCATGGCAACTTCTGGGAGCGTCAGCGTCGAGAGCAGCACTGTGGAGAGCAGTGTGCCAGAGACTCTAGAGCCTGAGTGTTTGGCTGACGTCCCACCACAGAAGGTCCCAACAACATCCTGGGGTCGAGACTCAGGCCCGCCCTGA